The stretch of DNA TTTGGGAAGAAAAAAGACCATTCGACAACACAAAAAATAGCTTTATAATTTATAAGTATAATTTTATAAATGACTATCTAGATAGCATTGATCTGAAAATAACAATAAATAATAAAACAGGCAACTCACAACCTTTAAGTTTATTTTTAGTTGGAAACATTAATCCAGTTTTTTCTAGTATTGATCCTTCTGTAGGATACTAAGGAGATATATATTATGCTTATTCCTATTTTAAATAACTATAACCAAGAAATTCCTAATTTTAATTCTGTTTTACACATACAGGACAGTTTTACTAAAAAGCATATACCAGTTGGCGGAATAAAAATAGATAAAACTTATGTGCAAGCAGTTAGATTCCAAACAGGACCTTTGTTTTTTATAGATATAGGTTCAAAAGAAAAAATTTTTATTAATCAGGCAAGTAAAGTCTTAATTAGTACGTTGTTAAATTCTTCTAGCTCCACAACAATTTTTATTGTATTAGAAGATTATAAGAAACAAAAAGCAGTTTTAAAGAAAGAAATAGTGCCGATTTTATTTGAAGATGTTTTTTACGGAGAGTTAATAGAAGTTGATACTTATGGAGCATATAAATTATGTATTATAGCAGAAGAAAATGTTAAAAGAATAAAAATTTCTTTAGTATGACAGTAGTTCTTTTTAAGTCAAAACTTAAAATTAAAGACAAATATATATTTACTTCTATAGGAGAAAGTTTAAAAAGTTTTTCTAGCGAATTATCTTTAGGGGTTAGTAAAGAAAAATATATAAATTTAAGAATAGGTAAGAAATATATACATCATACTATTTGTTTATCATTAAGCTTAAATTTTTTAAAAAAAATAAAAACAACATTTCCTTATTATATTGAAGTAAATAAAGAAACAAAGCTTGCAGATTGTCTTTTAGAAAAATTTTTTAAGAAAAATACAATAGAAAATAAAAATTTTATAAAACAGAAAATAGTAAATACTATTCAATTTAGTACTTATAAAGAAATACAAAAAATAAACTCTATAGAATCTACTTTTTTTTATAAAGAAAATATAAAAATATTTTTAGATGACATAGAAATAACCAATATAGTAAAAGAAGGTAAAATAACTTTATTTGATCAAAATTATATTTTATCAAATATAGAAATTACGCTTTTGAAACCAGTAAACTCAAAAGGAAAAATAATAAAAATATTTTTAGATGGTTTAGAATTTAGTTTTTTAATTGAAGAAATAAAAATAAATAAAAATTTGATAACCATATGGGGCAGAACCGAACTTGCTAAATATTTTAAGCCTTTTGCTAAAAAAAATCTTTTTTGTTTTAAAAATTTGTTAGCTTCGCAATTAGCTTCTAAAGTTGCTAAAGTAAATTTCTTAATAGATGACTTTTTTATTCCCTTTTTTCAACAAGAAACATATCCGTTAGAAGTTTTAAAATTTATAGCTAGTGTCGCAGGAGGACAGGTTAGATGTTCTAAAAACAATTTTGAGATTTATTATCCATATAAAAAAAAGACTCCAATAAAAATAGTAAATATTTTATCAATAGCATATAATGAGAGTTTCGATAAAATCGATACAATACAAATAATAGATGATAACAAAATGAATGAAACTATTGTAATTGAAGCAAATAAAACGGAAGTAAAACCAAATGAATTTATAACAATAAAAATTTATTGTTTTAATAAATATAAGATAAAATGTAATACAGACGTTTGTATATTAAAAGAAAAAGGGACTTTAGAAGAAATAGAAGAAGATGTTGTTTGTGAAAATGGAGAGGGAACAATAAGTAAGCCAATATTAAATATTGTTTCTATATCGGAAACGAAAAAAATAAAAATTAATGGACAAAAAATATTAACAGATGAATGTAAAATAGTAAGAGTTAAATATATTACAAAGTATGACAAATGGGTTGTAACAAATTATAAAGAAGCAAAAAAACTATTTTGCTGTGTTCAAACAGATAGTTCTTTTATTTATAAAAAAGGGAATACAGGAATTATTAAAAGAGTGAATACTTGTATATTTAATAAATATCTAGCTAAGCAAATAGCAGAAAAAGAATTCGCTGAACAAAAACCTTTTTTAAATATAACAGTTCCTTTTTCTAGAGAATATTGCCAACCACAAACAGTAGAAACTCCGTATGGTTTGGGGCAAATTGTAGGCTCAGAAATAATTTTTACTTCAAACCCCCTTACTATTTATAATAACTTGAAGGTGTTATTATGTCATCAGTAGTATTAAATTTTAGAGAAACATTAAAAAATGGTAATGAAAAAAGCTTTTATCTTGAATTAGATGAAGAAAAAAATCTTAATAAATTTAGATTTAACTTAAATGAAGATGCTTTTATTCGTATTTATCCAGCGGTAATTCCTAAAATTAGAACAAACAAAGGAACAATAAAATTTGTTGCCTATAATATTACTAAGAAAATACAACAAACATTTACTTTTACAAGACAAAAAACTGCATATTTAAGTTATCCATGTCATAAAATTTTAAAATATTTTTGGGACGGAAAAGTGTTTCCATCTATTCCAACAATACAATTTTTAGAAGATCAAATAATATTAAACCAAGAAACAAGCGGAATACTCACTATAAACTACTTAACAACGTACAATATTTTAAGTGTAAATTCTAAAGAAGAAGGTAAAATACTTTTAGAAGCGATGTCTGAAAATAGATATGGTAGCATAGTAATAGATTATATAACAGAGAGAAAACCAGTATATTTAACTGTAAAGGACGCTTGTACAAGAACGGTAATTCCTAATGCTTCTGTATTTTTAGGTAAAGAATTTATAGGTTTTACAGATAAAAGCGGGAATATTTTTTTAGGAGACTTAAAAGTTGGTCAAAGATATGATTTGAAAATCAAGGCTGAGGGGTATCAAGATACTGACAAAGATAATATAGCAAACGATTTTTTTATTGTTGAAAAATGACAAGCAATATAACCGCCTATATTTGTCCTCAAAAATGGAAGCCCACGGCTGTCTGTAAAAAAAAGTCGATAAATTATTTACAACAACAAAAAAATAAAATTACTGCATTTTTATGTCCATCTGGATACAAATGTAATGGAGAAGAAATAACCACTTATTTATTACCTAAAAAAAGTGGCGTCGAATGTTTTTTGTGTGTTCCTGCCTGTGAAGAACCGCAACAAAAAAATACTTTGGAAAATTTTAGGCTAAAATTGATAGAAAAAATAAATCATGCCAGAAAAACACATCCTACTGAATGTGAAGATCCTGCAAATTTAAAACAAAACAGAATATTAAATGCTGTAGCTCAATATATGGCTACAGATATGGCAAAAAGAGATTCGTTAGATAGTATAGACAGTTTTAAACGAGGAGTATTATCACGTATAAATTCGTTTGGATTATCTGTTTCAGTTGCAAGAGAAAACAGAATTATGTTGAAAGATATAGCAACAGTAGACTATTTAGCTCAACAATGTTTAGAAGCATGGATGCAACAAGCTGAAACTAGAGCGAATCTCTTTGATCCCAGCATGAATATGGTTGGGATAGGGATGAAAAAAAAAGACAATAAAATTTACATTTGTCTTGATTTAGTAGAAATAAAAGAATTGATAGATCCTCCAGACCCAAGTTTAAATTGTTCTATCACGTGTAAGGAAAAAATTACATGGACACAAACATATATTTTAGAAACTTTCTATGATCATTCAGGAGATATTCCTGTACAAAAAACAAAAAAAATTCCTGGAGATAAAATACGTTTTTTTGTGTCTCTTCCAAAAACCTGCCTTTTAGAAAAAGCTAGGCTAAGATTTGAAGTGTCCCCCTGTACATGGGAATTAATTCCTACAAAAGATAAAGAGATGATAAGCATAGAACGGGAATTAATTTGGCTTGGAAAACAAGCTGGAAATTCTCATACTTTTATCAATGAGGACGGACAATTGTGTGTAGAGTTTTCTTTATCCTCTGCTTGCTTTATCCCAGGAGAGTGGATAGCTTTAGAAGTATGGCTGCGTGGATATACAAATTGTCGTCCGATAATTTGGGCTTCTAGTTGGTTTGAGACAAAATGTTTTACTAGCGGATTTATTCAAGGAGCAGGACTACTAGAAAATGGACAGCTTATAGAAGGCGGCTATTTACATCATTTTCAAGACAATTGGATAGGCGATAAACGTCTGCATTGGTATGTATGGTTTAAAGGGAAGCTTTATTGGCTACAAGCCAGCGATTTTAATAGATATTCTTTAGGAGAAAGGTGTTTTATTTTTAAAAATGGTAAAGGAATTTTAAACAACGGGTTGATAACAACGCATGGATGTAGATGGCCAACAATTGATAGCGAAGGAGAAATAGCTTCTAGCCAAAATGTTAGTTACAACTTAGATACAGAAAATGACATTATTGTACCTTTTAGTTTTATAAAGCAATGAATATAGCAGAAAAAGATGGTACATACTTAAAAAATGCATATTTTAAGTATGCAATTATATTAGACATAGATAGACAGAAAGAAACAGCTTCTATAAAGTTAATAGATACAAATGAAATAATAAATGATGTCCCATTTTTTTTTCATTGTAAACCAGATAGTGAACAACTACCAAATGGAGGGTTAAAAAATGGCTCTACAGCTTTTTTAACAGGAGATAAAGTAGCAGTCTATACAAAAAATAATAACTATTTTATAATAGCCAATTTAACAGAAAAAAGACAATGCTATCAAATAAGGCTTGTATTAGGGGATAAAGTTTATTTATTTGACTATTCATTTAATTTACAAGGTATAGAAAAAAATAATATTTGCAAAAAACAAAAAATAATTCAATATGATGAAATTATAATATTTGAAACAGATAGGTTTTATCCTTACCCTTGTAGGGATAGATATAAAATAGCTTTAAGACATTCACTAGAAGATGTTTTTACATCTTGTCATGCATATGAAATAGTAGGAAAGAAAAAAATTAATGTTGTTCATGCTTATAGAAAAATAAACGATCCAGATAGAGTTATTATAAATATTGCACAATACAATTTTTCTGATCCAAATGATGTAAAATATACCTTATTAAAATCTTATGATATTTATGTCCGTTCTGACCACGAATTTTATATTAGATGTTTAAAAGGATTAAAAGTTTTATTTGAAATAGTTCCCTCTCGTTTTAATAAAACAACAACATTGTATACCTGTTATGACTTAGAAACAAGACATCGAGCATTTTTACTCAGTCTCGAAAAAGATTCTTTACATTATGAATGTCCGAATGCCACAGATTTCTCATGGGTCAATCAGGGAGAAAATACATTTTCTTATTTTCAGTCTACTTTTGGGAATTTTTTGGGTTTATCTGCCCGCCGATTTTATGGCGAACAAGATGGGAATATTTTAAAAGAAGTAGAACAAAAAATGAGAAAAGAAAATCTTGAAACATATCAATATAAATTTAATGTTATTAAAAATTACGGACAGAAACAAACAAAAGATGAATATAATTTACTTTTTAGGATTAATCAGGATAATGTTTTAACATGGGATGTAATTGAAGCGAAAGGATACACAAAAGTAAAAGAGGAGAACAGTTATGAAAAGAAGGTGATTTTACCAGTAAATATTAAACGTAAAATTTTTTTTAAAGAAGTCCTCACATCACAAAGTGATGATCCAGGCGTATCATATAGTAATATTTTTCAATCTACTGTAACTTTTTATAGGACTGTAAATGTTGAAATAAGTGGTACTTATAAAGAACAGATAGACTTAGAAGGGGAAACAGTAGCAGTTAATGAACAACAATATGAAAATAAAACAGAAGGTTGGGGTAAAAAATATATAGAGGATCCGATGGCAAGAGGAGAATATGTCCCCCCTCCAGATCTAAGTAACTATGAATATTGTAAAAAAATAGATTTTTGGAATT from Desulfonauticus submarinus encodes:
- a CDS encoding carboxypeptidase-like regulatory domain-containing protein, with the translated sequence MSSVVLNFRETLKNGNEKSFYLELDEEKNLNKFRFNLNEDAFIRIYPAVIPKIRTNKGTIKFVAYNITKKIQQTFTFTRQKTAYLSYPCHKILKYFWDGKVFPSIPTIQFLEDQIILNQETSGILTINYLTTYNILSVNSKEEGKILLEAMSENRYGSIVIDYITERKPVYLTVKDACTRTVIPNASVFLGKEFIGFTDKSGNIFLGDLKVGQRYDLKIKAEGYQDTDKDNIANDFFIVEK
- a CDS encoding CAP domain-containing protein, translating into MTSNITAYICPQKWKPTAVCKKKSINYLQQQKNKITAFLCPSGYKCNGEEITTYLLPKKSGVECFLCVPACEEPQQKNTLENFRLKLIEKINHARKTHPTECEDPANLKQNRILNAVAQYMATDMAKRDSLDSIDSFKRGVLSRINSFGLSVSVARENRIMLKDIATVDYLAQQCLEAWMQQAETRANLFDPSMNMVGIGMKKKDNKIYICLDLVEIKELIDPPDPSLNCSITCKEKITWTQTYILETFYDHSGDIPVQKTKKIPGDKIRFFVSLPKTCLLEKARLRFEVSPCTWELIPTKDKEMISIERELIWLGKQAGNSHTFINEDGQLCVEFSLSSACFIPGEWIALEVWLRGYTNCRPIIWASSWFETKCFTSGFIQGAGLLENGQLIEGGYLHHFQDNWIGDKRLHWYVWFKGKLYWLQASDFNRYSLGERCFIFKNGKGILNNGLITTHGCRWPTIDSEGEIASSQNVSYNLDTENDIIVPFSFIKQ